CAGCGTCGTAGTCGTACTGCGCTGCCTGGTGCTTCGCCTGCTCGATCACCGCCGAGTCGTTCGCGTCAGGTGAGTCGCCCTCGGACGACGAACCCGAGGCAGGGCCACTCGACGAGTCGTCGCCGGTGCAGCCGGCGAGTAGGCCGAGGGTGATGACCAGGAGCAGTGCCCACAGACTGCGCATGGTGGATGAGGCCTGATGCACAGTAGCTCTCGTTTCTTGCAGAGGTGAACGAGGTGACCGCGGTCAGCGGACCGGGGGCGACGGTCCCACCAAGGATAAGGGGACGTACTGGCGACACGTGCGCTGGACACCGCCGGCGTGGCCATTCGCCATAGGCTGACCTGCGAGAACGCCTAGCGGTGGAGCAGACGTCGTTCAAGGTGACCCCACAACGCGACGGAGTCCACCGTGCCCCAACGAACCACGACCCGCACCCCAGACCGAGCGTCACAGTCCTCGGCGACAGAACGAACGACGCAGAACGTGACCCGCGACCGGTGGATCGTAACCGTCGCCGCGGTCGTCTGGATTGCCGGAATGCTCTTCGGTACCGGGCTCATCGGCGGTGGTGTCTCCGCCCAAGGAGGTGGCCTGTTCAGCGACGAGGCCACGCTCATCGCCCCTGACGGGCCCGCCTTCTCGATCTGGAGCGTCATCTACGTCGGTCTCGCTGCCTATGTGATCTGGCAATGGCTGCCGGCATCCGAGGGTTCGCGCTGGACCGAGTCTTCTCGCATCCCCGCCGCGGTGTCGATCGCACTGAACGGTGTCTGGCTCTTCGTCGTGCAGGCTGACCTCGTCCTGGTCTCGGTGATCGTCATCCTCGGGATCGCGCTCAGCCTCGGCTGGTTGGTGCACAACGTCAGCGAGCATCCTCGTGAGTCACTGACGACTGACATCGTCATCGGGCTGACCTTCGGCTTCTACCTGGGCTGGGTCAGTGTCGCGACCTGCGCAAACGTCGCGTCGTACCTCGTCGGTATCGGAGTCCCTGCCGACACGGCGACCGCCGAGTGGATCACCGTGGGCGTGCTGGTCATGATCGTCGCCCTGGTGGCAGTCCTGCTCTACCGTGCCGTGCACCGCTCACTTCGCTTCGGCATCGCCGCGTCGGCCGTCTGGGGCGCGTCCTGGATCGCCGTCGGCAGGTTCACAGGTGACACCCGCTCGGACATCGTGGCCTATGCCGCCGTGGCGACGGCCCTGCTCATCGCACTTCTTGCGATCATGATGTTCCTGCGCCGCGAAGGGCGCCCGACCGGCACCGAGGCCTTCTAGCCCGACCGCCGCCCCTCAGCCGATCGGAGTTCAGCGAGACCGGCTGGCCTTGCTCGCGCAGTCGATGCAGGTCCGCGCCGCCGGGCGCGCCAGCAGCCGCTCGCGCGAGATCCGGCCTCCACAGCGCTCGCAGTCGCCGTAGGCGTCGTCGGCGAGCCGCAGCAAGGCGGCTTCCACGTCGGCTAGATGCGCCTTGGACGACGTGAGCAGCGAGCTCGTCTGCGAGCGCTCGAAAGCGATCGTCGACCCTTCAGGGTCGTGCTCGTCATCGGTCGAGGTGAGCCGGGTCGCGTCGACGATCGAGGTGAAGCTGCGATCCAGCGCAGCGATCAGCTCGATCGTGCGCCGGCGATCGTC
This region of Blastococcus sp. Marseille-P5729 genomic DNA includes:
- a CDS encoding TraR/DksA family transcriptional regulator, giving the protein MSASDDAELEALLLDDRRRTIELIAALDRSFTSIVDATRLTSTDDEHDPEGSTIAFERSQTSSLLTSSKAHLADVEAALLRLADDAYGDCERCGGRISRERLLARPAARTCIDCASKASRSR
- a CDS encoding TspO/MBR family protein — protein: MTRDRWIVTVAAVVWIAGMLFGTGLIGGGVSAQGGGLFSDEATLIAPDGPAFSIWSVIYVGLAAYVIWQWLPASEGSRWTESSRIPAAVSIALNGVWLFVVQADLVLVSVIVILGIALSLGWLVHNVSEHPRESLTTDIVIGLTFGFYLGWVSVATCANVASYLVGIGVPADTATAEWITVGVLVMIVALVAVLLYRAVHRSLRFGIAASAVWGASWIAVGRFTGDTRSDIVAYAAVATALLIALLAIMMFLRREGRPTGTEAF